Below is a window of Ignavibacteria bacterium DNA.
TTTGAATGCTTTTTTCACTTCATCAAAAGATGGTTCTTCAATAAAAAACTGTGTAGTACACTTCGCAATATCTTCCAGTTTATGAGCGTCTGAATTTCTGATGAATGGTCTTACTGAATATTCTGCAAATCTATTTCGAGCTTCTTCCACTGAAATATTACTCGAAATTTCCAGTGCATCATATTCCAGGTTTTGCGGAATAAACCCGAGTTGACTTATAACGCTGTAACTTTCCCGATCGATATGTGAAGCAATTGCCAAACCATCAAGAGTATGAACCTGATTAACTATTTCATCCACTGATAATTCTGTTGCACCGATCAAGAGTTTATCCACAAAGCCTTCGACTTCGTCATTTTCATTTCCAATCACTTGAAGTCCAAAAACGTCGGGATTGTTTTTCCCTTTTAGATTATTATATACAATCGACTGCATTTC
It encodes the following:
- a CDS encoding PHP domain-containing protein, with product MLKKFMADLHIHSCLSPCGELSMTPQKIINEAKKKQLDFIAVSDHNSAENISAILNVAEKNSLTVIPAMEICSIEEVHTLALFRDLDSVLEMQSIVYNNLKGKNNPDVFGLQVIGNENDEVEGFVDKLLIGATELSVDEIVNQVHTLDGLAIASHIDRESYSVISQLGFIPQNLEYDALEISSNISVEEARNRFAEYSVRPFIRNSDAHKLEDIAKCTTQFFIEEPSFDEVKKAFKNIGGRSIGIN